GACTCGATTTGCGAGCGTCGTGTTGTGCACGACGAGTCCGTCCGCAGTAGTGAAGGTGTGATGCTCGGGAACAGTGAGATCGTAGATGTAACCGTCGTAGTCGACACTCTCGACTGATTCGATCTCATCCCATGCAGCGTCGCCGTTCGCTAGCGCATGAATGTATGTCGTCTCTTCTACTCTGGGAAGTCCGTTTGCGATCGACCGAATACGGTCGATGGAGATTGTTTCGGGAGAATCTGATGTAGGATCTGTTCGAGCGCTGAATTCAGTCTCATCCGTACCACCGTAGAACGCAGACCGTGTCATCTCTAGTGCCTCACGCGTGCTTTCGAGGCGTTGACCGATGGGCAGCGCAGCCGAGGCGGTTTGTATGCGACCACCATCGGCAGCCAGATAGCTATCAGACGCCTCTGCAGAGAGCAATCGGTCGACAGTCGAAGATGGTTGATCGGCCGTATGAGTGGCGACCGATGGGAAATGTGCGATGAGCGTTCCCGTCGAGACATCGTCCGCTCGTTTTTGCTCTACTCCATCTTCGGAGACAACAATAAATGGATGATCGGGACTGACGGTTACATTCCCACCAGATTTCGTGGTGACGTGGCACATCGAACCACGATAGCGCTGACGAAACACGTGAGAGATCGTTGCCGACGCAGCTTCGAGATCCCTCGTGAGAGCGGGGACTTGTATTCCCGCCTCAGTGCATTCGATCCACGTTTCATCTGGCTCATCACTCACGTCAGGAGCAGTGGGACATTGTTCTCTTGCGTCTAAGAATACGTCTTCTATCGGCCGGTAAGTGCCGTCTGAAAGCAAAATCGGTTCACTGGCGGCGAGGCATTTCCCTGCGTTCGGCGGCCCGTAAATACCAATTCGCTTTGGCTCGCCGCTGAAGAACAATTTCGTGATGCTTTGTTTAAGGCTCGTAATCAGTCCCATCCTAACGCGCTCCTCCCACGACCGAAGGCCGTGTATACCCGAAATACCCAATCCGACGTACTTAAGCGTGCGTCAGACAAGCATATGTTTGGTTTGATATTGTTTTTGACGGTTTTCATATTTGTGACTTTTTGGGCTATGCTTTTATGCATTGGTTCGAAATTTGCATACCTGTGCCCACAAAATCGAAGTTGTGATTCACAGCCATACATACTCTAGTTTTTCAATTTTAGAGTCCATGATATCATAGCAAGTGACGTGTAGTCATGTGACATGCAGTGACACAATGTACATATTTTTGATGCATTATACGTGGATCACTTACAAGGAGCATGCTGTTCACTTACCTCATAACATTACTAGGTCTCCAATAAACCTGTTTTATCTGCTGTTTAAATAAAAAATGATATACCTTTAGTGTATGAAATAATATTAAGGACATACCCCCCCCCACCCCTTCGTTTCGACTGGAACCGTCAAACAGAGTATACCCAACAGACACGAATATGTCTATAGAATAACTGTTGACGAAGTGATAACGATCTAGTAAGAAGAACTAGCGGTAGATAGTCGAATTATTGGACAAACAACTAGGAAACAGCCTAGAAATAGAAGAAGTTAAATTATAGTTGTAGTTGTCTGTTCTATGGTTGTGTTTGTTGTTCTTCCGTCTTAAAACTACCGCTTTCCTAGAGCTCTCGTGGTTCCTACCCCACCCCCACTCTCTCGTGTCGTTTCCAGTCGAAATGAGGGGGTGGGGGGGTCGTGGATATCAGATACGTCTCCAAGGCGCCCTCTAAAAGACAGTCAAAATCACGACAAAAAATCGATCTCAATGAATAACATAGTAGCAATCGAAAAGACTAATTAACGACACATAATAATCTCATTGTCTAGACGGTACTAAAAAACTATTAATACGTATCTTTCCATTAGTGATTAGTACGCATAAATAGTAATTTGACGCACGACAATTGGTAAACGGTAACTAATACCCATACTAGTTTTTGAAACCCGTTTCAATATATCATATACCTTAGCAAAATTTGAACCACAACGTTTAATGACTACCTCATCCACGTGTTCTCCTGCATCAGGTGGACACTGAGATATCCGCCCTCCCTACGTAACCCGTATCACACTACCGATATCGACCGTTGCGGTGAGTGCGCGGATCGTTTCCACTTGAAATGAGGGGGTGCACGAAACGAATGCCAGACACGGACACGGACATGAATTCGGACGCTATATTCGATGATGAGTCAGTTGACACACAAGATACAATGTTCGATGGGTTTTCTAACGAAGGAGCTTCTCCTGGGCTATTCGATGACCTTCTTAGTGGAGAACCAATCTTCGAGAATAAGGAGGTGCTTCGGCCATCCTATACACCACGGCAACTCCCTCACCGCGAAGAGCAGATCAACAACATGGCAACGATTCTTGTGACTGCTCTTCGTGGAGAGACTCCCTCCAACATCCTCATTTATGGCAAGACCGGCACCGGGAAAACTGCGTCTGCGAAGTTTGTCAGCGAGGAACTTGAAAACACCTCCGAGAAATACGAGGTACCCTGTGATGTTCAGTACATCAACTGTGAGGTAACGGATACTCAGTATCGCGTTCTCGCTCAACTTGCCAACACGTTCATCGAAGAAAACGAACAGTATATCGATCAGCGCCTCACAGATCTCGAAGAACTTTGCGAGCGTGCGAGTGAAACTCCGTCCTCTCTTTCTGAAACGTCGTTTGATTCAGTAACGGAGATCGAGGAGGAGATACAATCACTCGAAGATGACCGCGACGAGCTCGAATCCGTTCCGATGACAGGGTGGCCGACCGATCGAGTGTACTCAACGTTCTTCGAGGCAGTCGAGTACGACGAGCGCGTTGTCGTCATTATGCTCGACGAGATCGATAAGCTCGTCGAGAAGAGTGGCGATGATACCCTCTACAATCTATCACGGATGAACTCAGAGCTCGAAAACTCGCGCGTTTCTATCATCGGCATCTCGAACGACTTGAAGTTCACCGACTTTCTTGATCCCCGTGTCAAATCGAGCCTCGGTGAAGAGGAGATCGTTTTCCCACCGTACGACGCAACGCAACTCAAAGACATCCTCCAGCACCGGGCAGAAGTCGCGTTCAAAACCGGATCACTCTCTGACGATGTGATTCCATTGTGTGCTGCTTTTGCGGCCCAAGAGCACGGCGATGCACGACGCGCGCTCGATCTGCTCCGGACTGCGGGTGAACTCGCAGAACGCGATCGCACCGATTCTATCGAAGAAGCACACGTCCGTCGCGCACAGGAAAAAATCGAACTCGACCGTGTCGTCGAGGTCGTCAGAACACTCCCAACACAGTCGAAACTCGTCCTTTATGCCATCATACTTCTCGAACGACAGGGAGTTCGAAACATCAACACTGGCGAAGTGTTCAACATCTACAAGCGCCTGTGTGCCGAAATCGACGTCGACGTACTGACGCAGCGCCGCGTCACAGATCTAATCAGCGAACTCGATATGCTCGGGATCGTCAATGCCGTCGTCGTTAGCAAAGGCCGCTACGGACGGACCAAAGAAATGGGTCTTTCAGTCCCACTCGAAGACACCGAAACAATCCTACTGAGCGACTCACGGCTTGCCGATGTCGAGGAAGCACAACCGTTCGTTCAAGCTCGATTTGACGATTAGGCGGCGAGAGAGAATCTGTTCGTATTTTCAAAACCAAATACTGGCTTTGGGTCGCTAATCCCAATCAGTTGCAAGGCCCCCACCGAGCAGGGCCATTCCAAGGAGTGATGCTCCGAGCGTGGTTCCGAGTCCACTAATGATGCCCGTTCCCAATCGAATAAATCCGAGATACGGAATGCGGAATTCGGCTGTGCCGACGATCCAGGACGGCTTGACTGGAGAACTGATGTCCACGACTTGATCGTACATGTCGTTCCGCTGTTTGTTATCACCTTTCGTAATGAAACCACTGTGTGGCGCTGGGCAGTGTTCGAGCTGCTCACAGTTTTCAGCACCTCCGACGTACGCGGGGTTGGCTTTGTCATACCAGTTTTCACCCTCATTCACCCAAAATCGCGCCCTGTGAATGATTGGTGTTACCCGTTCTTCACCATGTGGTTGATATATAATCACGTCGCCGTACGCTTTGAATGTCTTATACCCAGATTCTTTTCCAGCCTGATACGGAACAACGCCCGTGCTTTTTCCGTTGTACGTGACCGCTTCGCCACCCGCAAAGCGATGTTCTTCCATAACAAACACGAGATCGCCCGTCTGAATGTGGGGGTCCATGCTCGGGCTTTCAATCGCGACCATTGGGGGCCACACGCCGCTCACTCCAAAGAGAATGGCTCCGATAAGGAGTACTGCAAGCGCACTTCCGACGATATCCCTGATATATGCGACTGCACCTTCATCTGTTGTCAACAACCATTTAATCCATCCAGTTGCCCCGACTGGACCGTCTCTATCACCGCGGTTTACCATTAGCAGCAATGTGTGCTCATGTTGTTTGAACCTTCTGGGTTCTGCTTGATCGAATCAACATACCAATGATGTCAAACAACTCACGTGACGTACTATCACAGTCATTCGATCTCAATATAAACCAGTATTGAGACTAACATTGACTGTTTGAATGACATTTTATTTTCATTGCGTCTGCACTATTTTCCTCGTTGACGTCAGTCGCTATGCTTTTGCCTACGCTCGGTCACGTCTTTTGGTGTGCCATTGGAGACGCCGCGTCGACTCGTGACCGAACTCGCGCGTCGGGGATACAACGCCGAGCGTGAGGCTGTCACCCTTCTCGCCCGCGCACACGATCCTGCTGCCGCGCTTGATCGCACGATCGAATCACTCCCCGAGAATGCGCTGAAGCTCTCTGCCGAACACGTCCGGTCGATTCTCGATGGTACCTCTACTGGCCGTCCTCAAACCCCCCAAACAACCGTTTCAACTGGAAAGGATCAATCCGAATCTGATCCTTCTCGACACGAAACAAGCGAAGATGATGAACAAGTTCCAGTCGAAACAAAGGGGTCTAGCGAGTCGCAGCTCATTCGACAGAGTGACCGGAATCC
The nucleotide sequence above comes from Halocatena marina. Encoded proteins:
- a CDS encoding Cdc6/Cdc18 family protein produces the protein MRGCTKRMPDTDTDMNSDAIFDDESVDTQDTMFDGFSNEGASPGLFDDLLSGEPIFENKEVLRPSYTPRQLPHREEQINNMATILVTALRGETPSNILIYGKTGTGKTASAKFVSEELENTSEKYEVPCDVQYINCEVTDTQYRVLAQLANTFIEENEQYIDQRLTDLEELCERASETPSSLSETSFDSVTEIEEEIQSLEDDRDELESVPMTGWPTDRVYSTFFEAVEYDERVVVIMLDEIDKLVEKSGDDTLYNLSRMNSELENSRVSIIGISNDLKFTDFLDPRVKSSLGEEEIVFPPYDATQLKDILQHRAEVAFKTGSLSDDVIPLCAAFAAQEHGDARRALDLLRTAGELAERDRTDSIEEAHVRRAQEKIELDRVVEVVRTLPTQSKLVLYAIILLERQGVRNINTGEVFNIYKRLCAEIDVDVLTQRRVTDLISELDMLGIVNAVVVSKGRYGRTKEMGLSVPLEDTETILLSDSRLADVEEAQPFVQARFDD
- a CDS encoding S26 family signal peptidase, which encodes MVNRGDRDGPVGATGWIKWLLTTDEGAVAYIRDIVGSALAVLLIGAILFGVSGVWPPMVAIESPSMDPHIQTGDLVFVMEEHRFAGGEAVTYNGKSTGVVPYQAGKESGYKTFKAYGDVIIYQPHGEERVTPIIHRARFWVNEGENWYDKANPAYVGGAENCEQLEHCPAPHSGFITKGDNKQRNDMYDQVVDISSPVKPSWIVGTAEFRIPYLGFIRLGTGIISGLGTTLGASLLGMALLGGGLATDWD